A part of Larimichthys crocea isolate SSNF chromosome VII, L_crocea_2.0, whole genome shotgun sequence genomic DNA contains:
- the hif1al gene encoding hypoxia inducible factor 1 subunit alpha, like isoform X1: protein MKDKQEAAAAKRTSSEQRKLRSRDAARCRRSQETEVFYELARTLPLPRRVSTHLDKSAIMRVSLSFLWLQRLLRPGGEKQKEEVKEEETEKKEEEEEDEEEEEEGDPMDSFYPQALAGFIMVMTEEGDMIYLTENVNRHIGITQLELLGQSIYDFVHPCDQEELRDLLTPRPGLSKKPLSEQPTERNFFLRMKSTLTSRGRTVNIKSATWKVLHCTGHVRPFGGGSTSPPAARVMTLLCEPIPHPSSVEFPLDTCTFLTRHSMDLRFTHCEGRVTELVGYKPDDLIGRSAYEFHHALDSDHVNKSLHTLLSKGQVNTSHYRFLANSGGFVWAETQATVLYSSKTSQPEAVVCLNFILSAVEQPDVVFSVEQIRCGQAKTHTPAECGADIDDCKPDIDPLTDVTQTEDAASDSSSSADLFLKLKEQPGELLQLAPEAGDVIVPLTDFVELSFFSGSSPDSVPDHPQDLCTPQLRQLLSPIFNPISPPVSLLSPVSSLDPEPSSPSEEVMDTSEVEKFFAICPEDVQKKGDAKDDMEGMDLEMLAPYISMDDDFQLTFLSGLPEESDKPSSDSSAGTSAVPLSRKRTHIPDEELLSHLMIQDKRQKQEASSIEEELLLSHRLLGCLDETDQSDLVLDPRPGGRSRLLTDRDPLLGGIQGLCDTAALMRDIFIPRPPDLSPPLSPMT from the exons ATGAAGGACAAACAGGAGGCCGCGGCGGCCAAACG GACCAGTTCGGAGCAGAGGAAGCTGCGTTCGCGTGATGCAGCCAGATGTAGGCGGAGTCAGGAGACGGAGGTGTTTTATGAGCTCGCCCGCACTCTGCCACTCCCACGTCGAGTCTCCACTCACCTGGACAAGTCTGCCATCATGAGGGTCTCCCTCAGCTTCCTGTGGCTGCAACGCCTCCTCCGACCCG gaggtgagaagcagaaagaggaagtgaaggaagaggagacggagaagaaggaggaggaggaggaggacgaggaggaggaggaggaaggagatcCAATGGACTCTTTCTATCCTCAGGCGCTGGCTGGCTTCATCATGGTGATGACTGAGGAGGGAGACATGATTTATCTGACGGAGAACGTCAACAGACACATCGGCATCACACAG ctggagctgctgggtCAGAGTATTTACGACTTTGTTCACCCCTGTGATCAAGAGGAGCTCAGAGATCTGCTGACTCCACGTCCAG GTTTGAGTAAGAAGCCGCTGTCAGAACAGCCGACCGAGAGGAACTTCTTCCTACGAATGAAGAGCACTctgaccagcagggggcgcaCCGTCAACATCAAGTCTGCAACCTGGAAG GTTCTTCACTGCACAGGTCACGTGCGTCCATTTGGCGGCGGATCCACGTCGCCCCCTGCTGCGCGGGTGATGACTCTGCTGTGTGAGCCCATCCCTCACCCCTCCAGTGTGGAGTTCCCTCTGGACACCTGCACCTTCCTCACCCGCCACAGCATGGACCTGCGCTTCACACACTGCGAGGGCAG gGTGACAGAGTTGGTGGGATACAAGCCCGATGATCTGATTGGCCGCTCGGCTTATGAGTTTCATCACGCGCTCGACTCAGATCACGTCAACAAGAGCCTGCACACAC TGCTGTCCAAAGGTCAAGTGAACACCAGCCACTACCGTTTCCTGGCAAACAGCGGTGGCTTCGTCTGGGCCGAGACTCAGGCGACCGTCCTCTACAGCAGCAAGACGTCACAGCCCGAGGCCGTCGTCTGCCTTAACTTCATACTCAG TGCCGTGGAGCAGCCAGACGTTGTTTTCTCCGTCGAGCAGATCCGATGTGGTCaggctaaaacacacacaccagcagagtGTGGGGCAGACATCGATGACTGTAAACCTGACATTGACCCTCTCACCGACGTCACTCAGACTGAGGACGCAGCTTCAGATTCAAGCAGCTCTGCAGATCTCTTCCTCAAACTGAAGGAGCAGCCAGGGGAGCTCCTCCAGTTGGCTCCTGAAGCTGGAGACGTCATTGTGCCGctgacag atttTGTCGAGCTGTCGTTCTTCAGCGGGTCCAGTCCAGACTCTGTGCCGGACCACCCCCAGGATCTGTGCACTCCACAGCTGCGACAGCTCCTCTCACCCATCTTCAACCCCATCTCTCCACCTGTGTCATTACTATCACCAGTCTCCTCACTTGATCCTGAGCCG AGCTCACCCTCTGAGGAGGTGATGGACACCAGTGAGGTGGAGAAGTTCTTTGCAATTTGCCCGGAAGATGTTCAGAAGAAAGGAGACGCAAAGGAC GACATGGAGGGGATGGATCTGGAGATGTTGGCTCCTTACATCTCCATGGACGATGACTTCCAGCTCACCTTCCTCAGCGGTTTGCCTGAGGAATCAGACAAACCCTCGTCTGATTCCTCAGCTGGGACATCTGCAGTCCCTCTGAGCAGGAAACG GACTCACATCCCAGACGAGGAGCTGTTGTCCCATCTGATGATTCAGgacaagagacagaaacaagaagCTTCCTCAATAGAAGAGGAACTTCTGCTCAGCCACAGATTACTG GGCTGTCTGGATGAAACCGACCAATCAGATTTGGTCCTGGACCCGCGACCTGGAGGGCGGAGTCGGCTGCTCACAGACAGAGACCCACTGTTAGGAGGCATACAGGGACTCTGTGATACTGCAG ctCTGATGCGGGACATTTTCATACCTCGCCCACCTGACCTGTCGCCACCTCTCTCGCCCATGACCTGA
- the hif1al gene encoding hypoxia inducible factor 1 subunit alpha, like isoform X2 — protein sequence MRVSLSFLWLQRLLRPGGEKQKEEVKEEETEKKEEEEEDEEEEEEGDPMDSFYPQALAGFIMVMTEEGDMIYLTENVNRHIGITQLELLGQSIYDFVHPCDQEELRDLLTPRPGLSKKPLSEQPTERNFFLRMKSTLTSRGRTVNIKSATWKVLHCTGHVRPFGGGSTSPPAARVMTLLCEPIPHPSSVEFPLDTCTFLTRHSMDLRFTHCEGRVTELVGYKPDDLIGRSAYEFHHALDSDHVNKSLHTLLSKGQVNTSHYRFLANSGGFVWAETQATVLYSSKTSQPEAVVCLNFILSAVEQPDVVFSVEQIRCGQAKTHTPAECGADIDDCKPDIDPLTDVTQTEDAASDSSSSADLFLKLKEQPGELLQLAPEAGDVIVPLTDFVELSFFSGSSPDSVPDHPQDLCTPQLRQLLSPIFNPISPPVSLLSPVSSLDPEPSSPSEEVMDTSEVEKFFAICPEDVQKKGDAKDDMEGMDLEMLAPYISMDDDFQLTFLSGLPEESDKPSSDSSAGTSAVPLSRKRTHIPDEELLSHLMIQDKRQKQEASSIEEELLLSHRLLGCLDETDQSDLVLDPRPGGRSRLLTDRDPLLGGIQGLCDTAALMRDIFIPRPPDLSPPLSPMT from the exons ATGAGGGTCTCCCTCAGCTTCCTGTGGCTGCAACGCCTCCTCCGACCCG gaggtgagaagcagaaagaggaagtgaaggaagaggagacggagaagaaggaggaggaggaggaggacgaggaggaggaggaggaaggagatcCAATGGACTCTTTCTATCCTCAGGCGCTGGCTGGCTTCATCATGGTGATGACTGAGGAGGGAGACATGATTTATCTGACGGAGAACGTCAACAGACACATCGGCATCACACAG ctggagctgctgggtCAGAGTATTTACGACTTTGTTCACCCCTGTGATCAAGAGGAGCTCAGAGATCTGCTGACTCCACGTCCAG GTTTGAGTAAGAAGCCGCTGTCAGAACAGCCGACCGAGAGGAACTTCTTCCTACGAATGAAGAGCACTctgaccagcagggggcgcaCCGTCAACATCAAGTCTGCAACCTGGAAG GTTCTTCACTGCACAGGTCACGTGCGTCCATTTGGCGGCGGATCCACGTCGCCCCCTGCTGCGCGGGTGATGACTCTGCTGTGTGAGCCCATCCCTCACCCCTCCAGTGTGGAGTTCCCTCTGGACACCTGCACCTTCCTCACCCGCCACAGCATGGACCTGCGCTTCACACACTGCGAGGGCAG gGTGACAGAGTTGGTGGGATACAAGCCCGATGATCTGATTGGCCGCTCGGCTTATGAGTTTCATCACGCGCTCGACTCAGATCACGTCAACAAGAGCCTGCACACAC TGCTGTCCAAAGGTCAAGTGAACACCAGCCACTACCGTTTCCTGGCAAACAGCGGTGGCTTCGTCTGGGCCGAGACTCAGGCGACCGTCCTCTACAGCAGCAAGACGTCACAGCCCGAGGCCGTCGTCTGCCTTAACTTCATACTCAG TGCCGTGGAGCAGCCAGACGTTGTTTTCTCCGTCGAGCAGATCCGATGTGGTCaggctaaaacacacacaccagcagagtGTGGGGCAGACATCGATGACTGTAAACCTGACATTGACCCTCTCACCGACGTCACTCAGACTGAGGACGCAGCTTCAGATTCAAGCAGCTCTGCAGATCTCTTCCTCAAACTGAAGGAGCAGCCAGGGGAGCTCCTCCAGTTGGCTCCTGAAGCTGGAGACGTCATTGTGCCGctgacag atttTGTCGAGCTGTCGTTCTTCAGCGGGTCCAGTCCAGACTCTGTGCCGGACCACCCCCAGGATCTGTGCACTCCACAGCTGCGACAGCTCCTCTCACCCATCTTCAACCCCATCTCTCCACCTGTGTCATTACTATCACCAGTCTCCTCACTTGATCCTGAGCCG AGCTCACCCTCTGAGGAGGTGATGGACACCAGTGAGGTGGAGAAGTTCTTTGCAATTTGCCCGGAAGATGTTCAGAAGAAAGGAGACGCAAAGGAC GACATGGAGGGGATGGATCTGGAGATGTTGGCTCCTTACATCTCCATGGACGATGACTTCCAGCTCACCTTCCTCAGCGGTTTGCCTGAGGAATCAGACAAACCCTCGTCTGATTCCTCAGCTGGGACATCTGCAGTCCCTCTGAGCAGGAAACG GACTCACATCCCAGACGAGGAGCTGTTGTCCCATCTGATGATTCAGgacaagagacagaaacaagaagCTTCCTCAATAGAAGAGGAACTTCTGCTCAGCCACAGATTACTG GGCTGTCTGGATGAAACCGACCAATCAGATTTGGTCCTGGACCCGCGACCTGGAGGGCGGAGTCGGCTGCTCACAGACAGAGACCCACTGTTAGGAGGCATACAGGGACTCTGTGATACTGCAG ctCTGATGCGGGACATTTTCATACCTCGCCCACCTGACCTGTCGCCACCTCTCTCGCCCATGACCTGA
- the hif1al gene encoding hypoxia inducible factor 1 subunit alpha, like isoform X3: MKDKQEAAAAKRTSSEQRKLRSRDAARCRRSQETEVFYELARTLPLPRRVSTHLDKSAIMRVSLSFLWLQRLLRPGGEKQKEEVKEEETEKKEEEEEDEEEEEEGDPMDSFYPQALAGFIMVMTEEGDMIYLTENVNRHIGITQLELLGQSIYDFVHPCDQEELRDLLTPRPGLSKKPLSEQPTERNFFLRMKSTLTSRGRTVNIKSATWKVLHCTGHVRPFGGGSTSPPAARVMTLLCEPIPHPSSVEFPLDTCTFLTRHSMDLRFTHCEGRVTELVGYKPDDLIGRSAYEFHHALDSDHVNKSLHTLLSKGQVNTSHYRFLANSGGFVWAETQATVLYSSKTSQPEAVVCLNFILSAVEQPDVVFSVEQIRCGQAKTHTPAECGADIDDCKPDIDPLTDVTQTEDAASDSSSSADLFLKLKEQPGELLQLAPEAGDVIVPLTDFVELSFFSGSSPDSVPDHPQDLCTPQLRQLLSPIFNPISPPVSLLSPVSSLDPEPSSPSEEVMDTSEVEKFFAICPEDVQKKGDAKDDMEGMDLEMLAPYISMDDDFQLTFLSGLPEESDKPSSDSSAGTSAVPLSRKRYDRPHLITCKAVTAQCLDFKCVQRVAPEESP; the protein is encoded by the exons ATGAAGGACAAACAGGAGGCCGCGGCGGCCAAACG GACCAGTTCGGAGCAGAGGAAGCTGCGTTCGCGTGATGCAGCCAGATGTAGGCGGAGTCAGGAGACGGAGGTGTTTTATGAGCTCGCCCGCACTCTGCCACTCCCACGTCGAGTCTCCACTCACCTGGACAAGTCTGCCATCATGAGGGTCTCCCTCAGCTTCCTGTGGCTGCAACGCCTCCTCCGACCCG gaggtgagaagcagaaagaggaagtgaaggaagaggagacggagaagaaggaggaggaggaggaggacgaggaggaggaggaggaaggagatcCAATGGACTCTTTCTATCCTCAGGCGCTGGCTGGCTTCATCATGGTGATGACTGAGGAGGGAGACATGATTTATCTGACGGAGAACGTCAACAGACACATCGGCATCACACAG ctggagctgctgggtCAGAGTATTTACGACTTTGTTCACCCCTGTGATCAAGAGGAGCTCAGAGATCTGCTGACTCCACGTCCAG GTTTGAGTAAGAAGCCGCTGTCAGAACAGCCGACCGAGAGGAACTTCTTCCTACGAATGAAGAGCACTctgaccagcagggggcgcaCCGTCAACATCAAGTCTGCAACCTGGAAG GTTCTTCACTGCACAGGTCACGTGCGTCCATTTGGCGGCGGATCCACGTCGCCCCCTGCTGCGCGGGTGATGACTCTGCTGTGTGAGCCCATCCCTCACCCCTCCAGTGTGGAGTTCCCTCTGGACACCTGCACCTTCCTCACCCGCCACAGCATGGACCTGCGCTTCACACACTGCGAGGGCAG gGTGACAGAGTTGGTGGGATACAAGCCCGATGATCTGATTGGCCGCTCGGCTTATGAGTTTCATCACGCGCTCGACTCAGATCACGTCAACAAGAGCCTGCACACAC TGCTGTCCAAAGGTCAAGTGAACACCAGCCACTACCGTTTCCTGGCAAACAGCGGTGGCTTCGTCTGGGCCGAGACTCAGGCGACCGTCCTCTACAGCAGCAAGACGTCACAGCCCGAGGCCGTCGTCTGCCTTAACTTCATACTCAG TGCCGTGGAGCAGCCAGACGTTGTTTTCTCCGTCGAGCAGATCCGATGTGGTCaggctaaaacacacacaccagcagagtGTGGGGCAGACATCGATGACTGTAAACCTGACATTGACCCTCTCACCGACGTCACTCAGACTGAGGACGCAGCTTCAGATTCAAGCAGCTCTGCAGATCTCTTCCTCAAACTGAAGGAGCAGCCAGGGGAGCTCCTCCAGTTGGCTCCTGAAGCTGGAGACGTCATTGTGCCGctgacag atttTGTCGAGCTGTCGTTCTTCAGCGGGTCCAGTCCAGACTCTGTGCCGGACCACCCCCAGGATCTGTGCACTCCACAGCTGCGACAGCTCCTCTCACCCATCTTCAACCCCATCTCTCCACCTGTGTCATTACTATCACCAGTCTCCTCACTTGATCCTGAGCCG AGCTCACCCTCTGAGGAGGTGATGGACACCAGTGAGGTGGAGAAGTTCTTTGCAATTTGCCCGGAAGATGTTCAGAAGAAAGGAGACGCAAAGGAC GACATGGAGGGGATGGATCTGGAGATGTTGGCTCCTTACATCTCCATGGACGATGACTTCCAGCTCACCTTCCTCAGCGGTTTGCCTGAGGAATCAGACAAACCCTCGTCTGATTCCTCAGCTGGGACATCTGCAGTCCCTCTGAGCAGGAAACGGTACGACAGGCCACATCTCATTACATGCAAAGCTGTCACTGCACAATGTTTAGACTTCAA GTGTGTCCAGAGGGTGGCGCCAGAGGAAAGCCCATGA
- the zmp:0000000529 gene encoding WD repeat-containing protein 20, giving the protein MAGDGGALKDINEIKSQFRTREGFYKLLTLSDSQQRGGLPRGPSAGATLGPGAGPGPIPGGGVGLLQGPGAAAAAAAAAAASSSSNAAANSSPAGFLPPVRVSMVKLQPEDPGEESERVCFNIGRELYFYTYTNIKKAVDLSKPIDKRIYKGTQPTCHDFNQYSATAESVALIVGFSAGQVQYLDPIKKETSKLFNEERLIDKSKVTCLKWLPKSENLFLASHASGHLYLYNVDHPCGTTAPQYSLLRQGEGFAVYACKTKTPRNPLLRWAVGEGGLNEFAFSPDGVHVACVGQDGCLRVFHFDSMELQGVMKSYFGGLLCVSWSPDGKYLATGGEDDLVTVWSFAESRVVARGHGHKSWVNVVAFDPFTTSLEDDEPMELSGSEEDLHQGAPNNSMHFGRVRTSSTLSRLSRHSSKGGGSASVTYRFGSVGQDTQFCLWDLTDDVLYPRLPLSRAFTNTFGPSLSNSGSGVVNSTSGGGGSGGVEGHHHPPNTNTGTSNPPTLPLPLPRSLSRSNSLPHPAVANASKGQGTSEGGSGGGGGGGSSSGGNSTPFSIGRFATLSLQERKSDKSGCGSGVEKEHKRYHSLGNISKSNDKINVAPRSNRLDAAKVLGTTLCPRMHEVPLLEPLVCKKIAHERLTVLVFMDDCIITACQEGLICTWARPGKANLTAQNGNSPSGTVV; this is encoded by the exons ATGGCCGGAGATGGCGGCGCTCTGAAGGATATCAATGAGATTAAATCCCAGTTCCGGACCAGAGAGGGCTTCTACAAGCTGCTCACCCTCTCCGACTCGCAGCAGCGGGGCGGGCTGCCGCGGGGTCCGTCCGCTGGAGCCACGCTGGGCCCAGGAGCCGGACCTGGTCCGATACCCGGCGGAGGGGTCGGGCTGCTGCAGGGGCCCGgggctgccgccgccgccgccgccgctgccgccgccTCATCCTCTTCCAATGCCGCAGCCAACTCCTCTCCGGCGGGCTTCCTGCCTCCGGTCCGGGTCTCCATGGTCAAGCTGCAGCCTGAAGACCCGGGCGAGGAGTCGGAGCGGGTGTGCTTCAACATCGGCAGGGAGCTGTATTTCTACACGTACACCAACATCAAGAAG gctgTGGACCTCAGTAAGCCGATAGACAAGAGAATCTACAAGGGGACTCAGCCAACATGTCACGACTTCAACCAGTACTCTGCCACAGCAGAGAGCGTAGCTCTGATTGTGGGTTTCTCAGCCGGACAGGTCCAGTATCTCGACCCCATCAAGAAGGAAACCAGTAAACTCTTCAATGAGGAg AGGTTGATAGACAAGTCCAAGGTGACGTGTCTAAAATGGCTTCCCAAGTCTGAGAACCTGTTCCTGGCCTCACATGCCAGTGGACACCTCTACCTCTACAATGTGGACCACCCATGTGGCACCACGGCCCCACAGTACTCTCTCTTGAGGCAGGGCGAAGGCTTTGCCGTCTATGCCTGCAAAACCAAGACGCCTCGCAACCCGTTGTTACGATGGGCTGTGGGTGAAGGAGGCCTCAACGAGTTTGCCTTCTCTCCGGATGGTGTGCATGTGGCATGCGTAGGTCAGGACGGCTGCCTGCGTGTCTTCCACTTTGACTCGATGGAGCTGCAGGGGGTGATGAAGAGCTACTTCGGtgggctgctgtgtgtgtcatggaGCCCTGATGGGAAATATCTCGCCACAGGCGGCGAGGATGACCTGGTTACCGTCTGGTCATTTGCAGAAAGCCGTGTGGTTGCAAGAGGTCATGGTCACAAGTCCTGGGTCAACGTGGTGGCATTTGACCCCTTCACGACTTCCCTGGAAGACGATGAACCTATGGAGCTTAGTGGCAGCGAGGAAGACCTCCACCAGGGGGCACCAAATAACTCCATGCACTTCGGCCGAGTTCGAACAAGCAGCACGTTGTCGCGTCTTTCTCGGCACAGCTCTAAAGGTGGCGGTTCGGCGTCGGTTACATATCGGTTTGGCTCAGTGGGACAGGACACCCAGTTCTGTCTGTGGGACTTGACGGATGACGTGTTGTACCCACGCCTGCCACTGTCCCGTGCCTTTACTAACACTTTTGGACCCTCGTTGTCCAACTCTGGCAGCGGTGTGGTCAACAGCACCTCAGGTGGGGGAGGAAGTGGAGGGGTTGAGGGGCACCATCATCCGCCCAACACTAACACAGGCACTTCAAACCCACCAACACTCCCCTTACCACTTCCTCGCTCCCTTTCTCGCTCCAACTCTCTGCCCCACCCTGCCGTGGCAAATGCTTCCAAGGGCCAGGGCACCTCGGAGGGTGgtagtggaggtggaggagggggaggaagcaGCAGTGGAGGAAACAGCACCCCTTTCAGCATTGGTCGCTTTGCCACGCTGTCACTCCAGGAGCGCAAGTCAGACAAATCCGGTTGCGGCAGTGGAGTGGAAAAGGAGCACAAGAGGTACCACAGCCTGGGCAACATCAGCAAAAGCAATGATAAGATCAATGTAGCGCCGAGGAGCAACCGGCTGGACGCTGCCAAGGTCCTGGGCACCACACTGTGCCCACGCATGCATGAGGTGCCGCTGCTGGAGCCGCTGGTGTGCAAGAAGATTGCACACGAGAGGCTGACGGTCCTGGTATTCATGGACGACTGCATCATCACAGCCTGCCAAGAGGGTCTTATCTGTACCTGGGCACGGCCAGGGAAGGCG AACTTGACAGCACAGAACGGGAACTCTCCGAGTGGCACAGTGGTATAG